The Litorilinea aerophila genome window below encodes:
- a CDS encoding ABC transporter substrate-binding protein: MSTFRMNRRQLLKNLAIGTGAVALAACAPAAAPAGNTGSAASSSGSAAPAAEPVTITLWSSYSGKNGEAEAALVQKFNESQSDVVVDYQFQGNYEETAQKVTAALQARTAPDVSLLSDVWWFKFYLNQALVPLDDLLAAANVDVNDYQDSLINEGVRQGKHYWIPFARSTPLFYYNKEKWAEVGLPDRGPETWDEFMEWAPELVRMEGDEMKVSAFAHPDGASYIAWLFQGVTWQFGGKYSDPDFTMHMTDENTIRAGQFYYDTVHTWKWAVPSKDLATDFINGLTAAAMMSTGSMGGIKANAQFEFGTAFLPKKDYFGCCTGGAGLAILSTTPPEKRDAAMAYIAFASSPEQTVFWAQNTGYMPVRKSALESAEMQAYFEEFPQFKTAVEQLPLTRPQDAARVWVPNGDQIIGKGLERITVQSEDVATVFGELQDTLTREAEPIVTQLRAIEG; the protein is encoded by the coding sequence ATGTCTACCTTCCGTATGAACCGGCGACAGCTTTTGAAGAACCTGGCCATCGGCACCGGCGCCGTGGCCCTGGCAGCCTGTGCCCCGGCGGCAGCTCCCGCCGGCAATACCGGCAGCGCAGCCAGCTCGAGCGGGTCGGCAGCCCCGGCCGCGGAGCCCGTCACCATCACCCTCTGGAGTAGCTACTCGGGCAAGAACGGCGAAGCAGAGGCCGCGCTGGTCCAGAAGTTCAACGAAAGCCAGAGTGATGTGGTGGTGGACTACCAGTTCCAGGGCAACTACGAGGAAACGGCCCAGAAGGTGACCGCCGCGCTCCAGGCCCGCACCGCTCCCGACGTCTCCCTGCTGAGCGACGTGTGGTGGTTTAAGTTCTACCTGAACCAGGCCCTGGTCCCCCTGGATGATTTGCTGGCGGCCGCCAACGTGGACGTGAACGACTACCAGGACTCCCTGATCAATGAAGGCGTACGCCAGGGCAAGCACTACTGGATCCCCTTCGCCCGCAGCACCCCCCTCTTCTACTACAACAAGGAGAAGTGGGCCGAGGTAGGCCTGCCGGACCGGGGCCCCGAGACCTGGGACGAGTTCATGGAATGGGCGCCGGAGCTGGTGCGCATGGAGGGCGACGAGATGAAGGTCTCGGCCTTTGCCCACCCGGATGGCGCCAGCTACATCGCCTGGCTCTTCCAGGGCGTGACCTGGCAGTTCGGCGGCAAATACAGTGACCCGGACTTCACCATGCACATGACCGATGAGAACACCATCCGGGCCGGCCAGTTCTACTACGACACGGTGCACACCTGGAAGTGGGCCGTGCCCAGCAAGGACCTGGCCACCGACTTCATCAACGGTCTGACCGCGGCCGCCATGATGTCCACCGGTTCCATGGGCGGTATCAAGGCCAACGCCCAGTTCGAGTTCGGCACCGCCTTCCTGCCCAAGAAGGATTACTTCGGCTGCTGCACTGGCGGCGCCGGCCTCGCCATCCTTTCCACCACACCGCCGGAGAAGCGGGACGCGGCCATGGCCTACATCGCCTTCGCCTCCAGCCCCGAGCAGACGGTCTTCTGGGCCCAGAACACCGGCTACATGCCCGTGCGCAAGAGCGCGCTGGAGAGCGCCGAGATGCAGGCCTACTTCGAGGAGTTCCCCCAATTCAAGACCGCGGTGGAACAGCTGCCCCTGACCCGTCCCCAGGATGCGGCCCGGGTTTGGGTCCCCAACGGCGACCAGATCATCGGCAAGGGGCTGGAACGCATCACCGTCCAGTCCGAGGATGTGGCTACGGTCTTCGGCGAACTGCAGGACACCCTGACCCGAGAGGCGGAGCCCATCGTCACCCAGCTGCGGGCCATTGAAGGCTAG
- a CDS encoding phosphatase PAP2 family protein, translating to MAIAASSRKTTGGQAAPGWDLHLAYWISQVGSPPITALAAACTLALATRAAWQWAALYTAGVVAFPLLFIVWLVARGSIRDIHIPVRRQRVGPLLVSLGAGLLTWLVMRLYAAPRPFLLLALLSSVQTACVLFITLRWKISMHAVSMAGLASLALLLWGEAATPALLGIPLVAWSRVRLRRHTLAQTVAGALLGASVTLAIMTAG from the coding sequence ATGGCCATCGCGGCATCGAGCCGGAAGACAACCGGGGGCCAGGCTGCCCCCGGTTGGGACCTGCACCTGGCCTACTGGATCTCCCAGGTCGGCAGCCCGCCCATCACCGCCCTGGCCGCGGCCTGCACCCTGGCGCTGGCCACCCGGGCGGCCTGGCAGTGGGCTGCCCTCTACACGGCCGGCGTCGTGGCCTTCCCCCTGCTCTTCATCGTGTGGCTGGTGGCTCGAGGCTCCATCCGGGACATCCACATCCCTGTACGACGCCAGCGGGTGGGCCCCCTGTTGGTTTCCCTGGGCGCCGGGCTGCTCACCTGGCTGGTCATGCGGTTGTACGCGGCTCCCCGCCCCTTTCTGCTGCTGGCCCTCCTGAGCAGCGTCCAGACGGCGTGTGTTCTCTTCATCACCCTGCGCTGGAAGATCAGCATGCACGCGGTCTCCATGGCCGGCCTGGCCAGCCTGGCGCTTCTGCTCTGGGGGGAGGCCGCCACGCCAGCCCTGCTGGGCATCCCGCTGGTTGCCTGGTCCCGGGTTCGGCTGCGTCGCCACACCCTGGCCCAGACCGTGGCCGGCGCGCTGTTAGGGGCATCGGTGACCCTGGCCATCATGACGGCCGGGTGA
- a CDS encoding CYTH and CHAD domain-containing protein, translating into MPREIEAKLRPRHKSMAPEEVQQAAQALDGYRFQPQREVELWDGYFDTDAYDLIRHGYVLRLRRVDGQILAGLKGIPLRRGAVVERLEVEVPLPADTPLPPPAWPPAIQEVLGGLGVEETPLRLLCLLQQRRSKGLLWPQVGVPELDGQAGPLAELSLDRVSVYPPEATTGATHAQPGAQPWHQFDELELELLADSEADALRPLVRQLRKALGLKVARENKLETALRALSQLEPTPAGPVAGIQPEMPVAEACRLIWRVQLMQLVLNEHGARSGRDPEYIHDMRVAIRRARTVQRLFVDHWRRKRVRPFLKRMKQAGRALGRVRDLDVGLAGLARGRKSWPGMDGQVLRQLRRAWRQQRQQEHAALVAFLDREEWRQFIQELDRFCRTPGAGTPKRDRAPGEALHPYQVRHVFPNTLWHHFSLIRSAEALLDQGVELSAETLHGLRVECKYLRYGLEFSRHLLGEEGEALIRQLKGLQDYLGHLNDRVVACKRLQKWQARQDGSGPLDAWIEGEMGEIAGMVQEFPGHFRHFIRPENRRRLAIALARL; encoded by the coding sequence ATGCCCCGAGAAATTGAAGCCAAACTTCGCCCACGCCACAAGTCGATGGCACCGGAAGAGGTCCAACAAGCCGCCCAGGCGCTGGACGGCTACCGCTTTCAACCGCAGCGGGAAGTGGAGCTCTGGGATGGCTACTTCGACACGGATGCCTACGACCTGATCCGCCATGGCTATGTTCTGCGCCTGCGCCGGGTGGACGGCCAGATCCTGGCCGGCCTCAAGGGCATACCCTTGCGCCGGGGCGCGGTGGTGGAACGCCTGGAGGTGGAAGTCCCTCTGCCCGCGGACACTCCCCTGCCCCCGCCCGCCTGGCCGCCGGCCATCCAGGAGGTATTGGGCGGCCTGGGGGTCGAGGAAACGCCCCTGCGCCTGCTCTGCCTGCTGCAGCAGCGGCGGAGCAAGGGCCTCCTCTGGCCCCAGGTGGGGGTCCCCGAGCTGGACGGCCAGGCGGGTCCGCTGGCCGAGCTGAGCCTGGACCGGGTGAGCGTCTACCCGCCGGAGGCCACCACCGGGGCCACCCACGCCCAGCCCGGCGCCCAACCCTGGCACCAGTTTGACGAGCTTGAGCTGGAGTTGCTGGCGGATTCGGAAGCCGACGCCCTCCGCCCCCTGGTGCGCCAGCTACGCAAGGCCCTGGGCCTCAAAGTGGCCCGGGAAAACAAGCTGGAGACAGCCCTCCGCGCGCTGAGCCAGTTGGAACCGACGCCAGCCGGCCCGGTGGCCGGTATCCAGCCGGAGATGCCCGTAGCCGAGGCGTGCCGGCTGATCTGGCGCGTGCAGCTGATGCAGCTGGTGCTCAACGAACACGGCGCCCGTTCCGGCAGGGACCCGGAGTACATCCACGACATGCGGGTGGCCATTCGCCGGGCCCGCACAGTCCAGCGCCTGTTTGTCGACCACTGGCGGCGGAAACGGGTGCGCCCTTTCCTCAAGCGGATGAAACAGGCGGGCCGGGCCCTGGGCCGGGTGCGGGACCTGGATGTGGGGCTGGCTGGGCTGGCTCGAGGGCGTAAATCCTGGCCGGGCATGGATGGCCAGGTGCTGCGGCAGTTGCGGCGGGCGTGGCGCCAGCAGCGTCAGCAGGAGCATGCCGCGCTGGTGGCCTTTCTGGACCGGGAGGAGTGGCGCCAGTTCATCCAGGAGCTGGACCGCTTCTGCCGCACTCCTGGCGCCGGCACACCCAAAAGGGATCGGGCACCTGGTGAAGCCCTGCATCCCTACCAAGTGCGCCATGTCTTTCCCAACACCCTCTGGCACCACTTTTCCCTGATCCGCAGCGCAGAAGCGCTCCTGGATCAGGGGGTGGAGCTCTCTGCCGAAACACTCCATGGGCTGCGGGTGGAGTGCAAGTACCTGCGCTATGGACTGGAGTTCAGTCGTCATCTGTTGGGGGAGGAAGGGGAAGCCCTGATCCGACAGCTCAAGGGTCTACAGGACTACCTGGGCCACTTGAACGATCGGGTGGTGGCATGCAAGCGGCTCCAGAAATGGCAGGCCCGACAGGATGGGTCCGGCCCACTGGATGCCTGGATTGAGGGGGAGATGGGGGAGATCGCTGGGATGGTCCAGGAATTCCCCGGGCACTTCCGCCACTTCATTCGGCCGGAGAACCGCCGCCGGCTGGCCATCGCCCTGGCCCGCCTGTAG